The Pasteurella multocida genome contains a region encoding:
- the rpsD gene encoding 30S ribosomal protein S4 — MARYLGPKLKLSRREGTDLFLKSGVRAIESKCKIDTAPGQHGARKPRLSDYGSQLREKQKVRRIYGILERQFRNYYKEANRLKGNTGENLLVLLEGRLDNVVYRMGFAATRAEARQLVSHKAIVVNGRVVNIPSFQVSVNDVVAVREKSKKQARIKASLELAEQREKPTWLEVDAAKMEGVFKRVPERSDLSADINEHLIVELYSK; from the coding sequence ATGGCAAGATATTTGGGTCCTAAGCTCAAGCTAAGCCGTCGTGAAGGCACTGACTTATTCCTTAAGTCAGGTGTGCGCGCGATTGAATCAAAATGTAAAATTGATACCGCCCCAGGTCAACACGGTGCTCGTAAGCCGCGTTTATCTGACTATGGTAGTCAATTACGTGAAAAACAAAAAGTTCGTCGTATTTACGGTATCTTAGAACGTCAATTCCGTAATTATTATAAAGAAGCAAACCGCTTAAAAGGTAATACTGGTGAAAACTTACTAGTATTATTGGAAGGTAGATTGGATAACGTTGTTTATCGCATGGGCTTTGCTGCAACTCGTGCTGAAGCTCGCCAATTGGTGAGTCACAAAGCGATTGTTGTAAATGGTCGTGTTGTTAATATCCCATCATTCCAAGTTTCAGTTAATGATGTAGTTGCTGTTCGTGAGAAATCTAAAAAACAAGCACGTATTAAAGCATCATTAGAATTAGCAGAACAAAGAGAAAAACCAACTTGGTTAGAAGTTGATGCTGCTAAAATGGAAGGTGTGTTCAAACGTGTTCCTGAACGTTCTGATTTATCAGCAGACATTAACGAACATCTGATCGTTGAGCTTTACTCTAAATAA
- the rpsK gene encoding 30S ribosomal protein S11 yields the protein MAKTPVRARKRVKKQVVDGVAHIHASFNNTIVTITDRQGNALAWATAGGSGFRGSRKSTPFAAQVAAERCAEVVKEFGLKNLEVMVKGPGPGRESTIRALNAAGFRITNITDVTPIPHNGCRPPKKRRV from the coding sequence ATGGCTAAAACACCAGTTCGTGCACGTAAACGTGTAAAAAAACAAGTTGTAGATGGCGTAGCACATATCCACGCATCTTTCAATAATACAATCGTTACTATTACTGACCGCCAAGGCAATGCTCTCGCGTGGGCAACAGCAGGTGGTTCAGGTTTCCGTGGTTCTCGTAAATCTACCCCGTTTGCGGCGCAGGTTGCTGCTGAACGTTGTGCTGAAGTTGTTAAAGAATTCGGCTTAAAGAACTTGGAAGTTATGGTGAAAGGACCTGGTCCTGGTCGTGAGTCTACTATTCGTGCGTTAAACGCAGCGGGTTTCCGTATTACGAATATTACTGATGTGACTCCGATTCCTCATAACGGTTGTCGTCCACCGAAAAAACGTCGTGTTTAA
- the speB gene encoding agmatinase, giving the protein MYNTLNNKEDISLVSNNFGFLRLPVHFNPVETDAEWIITGVPFDASVSGRAGTRFGAEAIRRASVNLAWEHCRFPWDFDVRERLKIVDCGDLVYSFGDNQNFVEELEAHATALLKAGKRCLTFGGDHFITLPLLRAHAKHFGKLAMIHFDAHTDTYENGSRYDHGTMFYHAPNEGLIDAAHSVQIGIRTEFDRNLPFTVLSAPQVNEDSVAQTVAKIKEVIGDLPVYLTFDIDCLDPAYAPGTGTPVCGGLSTDKALKILRALKDVNIVGMDLVEVSPAYDQSDITALAGATLALEMLYMQGAKKG; this is encoded by the coding sequence ATGTACAATACGTTAAACAATAAAGAAGATATTTCATTAGTTTCAAATAATTTTGGTTTTCTACGCTTGCCTGTTCACTTTAATCCCGTCGAAACGGATGCAGAGTGGATTATTACTGGCGTACCGTTTGATGCGTCAGTATCGGGTCGCGCAGGAACGCGTTTTGGTGCGGAAGCTATTCGTCGCGCGTCGGTGAATTTGGCTTGGGAACACTGTCGCTTTCCATGGGATTTTGATGTGCGTGAGCGTTTAAAGATCGTGGATTGTGGCGATTTAGTTTATTCATTCGGTGATAACCAAAATTTCGTAGAAGAATTAGAAGCGCACGCAACCGCTTTATTAAAAGCGGGTAAGCGTTGCTTAACTTTTGGTGGCGATCATTTCATTACCTTGCCTTTATTACGTGCCCATGCAAAACATTTTGGTAAGTTGGCGATGATTCACTTTGATGCCCATACGGATACCTATGAAAATGGCAGTCGTTATGATCACGGTACCATGTTTTACCATGCGCCAAACGAAGGGTTAATTGATGCAGCCCATTCGGTACAAATTGGTATTCGTACTGAATTTGATCGCAACTTACCATTTACGGTACTTTCTGCGCCACAAGTCAACGAGGATAGCGTGGCACAAACTGTTGCTAAAATCAAAGAGGTAATTGGTGATTTACCTGTCTATTTAACCTTTGATATCGATTGTTTAGATCCTGCTTATGCACCGGGTACCGGTACGCCAGTCTGTGGTGGATTAAGCACAGACAAAGCATTGAAAATTTTACGTGCCTTGAAAGATGTGAATATTGTGGGTATGGATTTGGTTGAAGTCTCTCCTGCCTATGATCAATCGGACATTACTGCTTTAGCAGGTGCAACGTTGGCGCTAGAAATGCTGTATATGCAAGGGGCGAAAAAAGGCTAA
- the nadR gene encoding multifunctional transcriptional regulator/nicotinamide-nucleotide adenylyltransferase/ribosylnicotinamide kinase NadR: protein MSTFAYLQQKRKQLNLKVNEICAQANITRAYFNQLVSGKIKNPSATKLSALHKVLQITEPNNKKVGVIFGKFYPVHTGHINMIYEAFSKVDEIHVIVCSDTERDLKLFYDSKMKRMPTVQDRLRWMQQIFKYQKNQIFIHHLVEDGIPSYPNGWEAWALQVKNLFKEKHFNPTVVFSSEVQDKAPYEKYLGLEVSLVDPERQFFNVSATKIRNNPFHYWKFIPKEVRPFFAKTIAILGGESSGKTVLVNKLATVFNTTSAWEYGREFVFEKLGGDEQAMQYSDYPQMALGHQRYIDYAVRHAHKVAIIDTDFITTQAFCIQYEGKAHPFLDSMIKEYPFDVTILLNNNTKWVDDGLRSLGNHKQRQRFQLLLKKLLDKYNVPYIEIESPSYLERYNQVKQIVEKILNEEEIPNLMHDHGTTSIFEEEE, encoded by the coding sequence ATGTCCACGTTTGCCTACTTACAACAAAAGCGTAAACAACTGAATTTAAAAGTTAATGAGATCTGTGCACAAGCCAATATTACACGTGCGTATTTTAATCAACTCGTGAGTGGAAAAATCAAAAATCCAAGCGCAACAAAGCTCAGTGCATTACATAAAGTGTTGCAGATCACCGAACCGAATAATAAGAAAGTCGGTGTGATTTTTGGCAAATTTTATCCTGTCCATACCGGTCATATTAATATGATCTATGAAGCCTTTAGTAAAGTGGATGAAATACACGTCATTGTCTGTAGTGATACAGAACGTGACTTAAAACTCTTTTATGACAGCAAAATGAAACGTATGCCGACAGTGCAAGATCGCTTACGTTGGATGCAACAGATTTTTAAATACCAAAAAAACCAGATTTTTATTCATCATCTTGTTGAAGACGGAATTCCAAGCTACCCAAATGGTTGGGAAGCGTGGGCGTTGCAAGTCAAAAACCTCTTTAAAGAAAAACATTTCAATCCAACCGTAGTTTTCAGTAGCGAAGTGCAAGATAAAGCACCTTATGAAAAATACCTTGGTTTAGAAGTTTCCTTAGTCGATCCTGAGCGACAATTTTTTAATGTCTCTGCGACAAAAATCCGCAATAACCCATTTCACTATTGGAAATTTATCCCAAAAGAAGTACGCCCGTTCTTTGCCAAAACTATCGCCATTTTAGGAGGGGAAAGCAGTGGTAAAACTGTACTGGTCAATAAATTAGCCACAGTATTCAATACCACGTCTGCCTGGGAATATGGGCGCGAGTTTGTTTTCGAAAAATTGGGGGGAGATGAACAAGCGATGCAATATTCCGATTACCCACAAATGGCACTGGGGCACCAACGCTATATTGATTATGCGGTACGTCATGCACATAAAGTGGCGATTATTGATACAGATTTCATCACCACACAAGCTTTTTGTATTCAATACGAAGGAAAAGCACATCCTTTCTTAGATTCCATGATCAAAGAATATCCATTCGATGTCACAATTTTATTAAATAACAACACTAAATGGGTGGATGATGGCTTACGTAGTTTAGGTAATCATAAACAACGCCAACGTTTTCAACTCTTACTAAAAAAATTACTCGATAAATACAATGTACCTTATATTGAAATTGAATCGCCAAGTTATTTAGAGCGTTATAATCAGGTCAAACAGATTGTCGAGAAAATCCTAAATGAAGAAGAAATTCCTAATTTAATGCATGATCATGGGACAACATCCATTTTTGAGGAAGAAGAATGA
- a CDS encoding DNA-directed RNA polymerase subunit alpha: protein MQGSVTEFLKPRLVDIEQISSTHAKVILEPLERGFGHTLGNALRRILLSSMPGCAVTEVEIDGVLHEYSSKEGVQEDILEVLLNLKGLAVKVQNKDDVFLTLNKSGIGPVVAADITHDGDVEIVNPEHVICHLTDESASINMRIRVQRGRGYVPASARVHAQDEERPIGRLLVDACYSPVDRIAYNVEAARVEQRTDLDKLVIELETNGTIDPEEAIRRAATILAEQLDAFVDLRDVRQPEVKEEKPEFDPILLRPVDDLELTVRSANCLKAETIHYIGDLVQRTEVELLKTPNLGKKSLTEIKDVLASRGLSLGMRLENWPPASIAED, encoded by the coding sequence ATGCAGGGTTCTGTTACAGAATTTTTAAAGCCACGCTTAGTTGATATTGAGCAAATTAGCTCAACTCATGCTAAAGTGATCTTAGAACCGTTAGAGCGTGGATTCGGCCACACTTTAGGTAATGCATTGCGTCGTATTCTTCTATCTTCAATGCCAGGTTGTGCTGTAACTGAAGTAGAAATTGATGGCGTATTGCACGAATACAGCAGTAAAGAAGGGGTTCAGGAAGATATTCTTGAAGTACTTCTAAACTTAAAAGGCCTAGCGGTTAAAGTTCAGAATAAAGATGATGTATTTCTGACATTAAACAAATCTGGAATTGGCCCTGTTGTTGCAGCTGACATCACCCATGATGGAGATGTTGAGATCGTAAATCCTGAGCACGTTATCTGTCATTTGACTGACGAAAGCGCATCCATTAATATGCGCATTCGCGTTCAACGTGGTAGAGGTTATGTACCCGCATCAGCGCGTGTGCATGCTCAAGATGAAGAAAGACCAATTGGTCGTCTATTAGTAGATGCTTGTTACAGTCCAGTAGACCGTATTGCTTATAATGTTGAAGCAGCACGTGTTGAACAACGTACTGACTTAGATAAATTAGTTATTGAGTTGGAAACTAACGGCACTATTGATCCAGAAGAAGCAATTCGTCGTGCAGCAACAATTTTAGCAGAGCAACTAGATGCGTTCGTTGATTTGCGTGATGTTCGTCAACCAGAAGTTAAGGAAGAAAAACCAGAATTCGATCCAATTCTGTTGCGTCCTGTTGATGACTTAGAGTTGACAGTTCGTTCTGCTAACTGTTTGAAAGCAGAAACAATTCACTATATCGGTGATTTAGTACAGCGTACTGAAGTTGAATTATTAAAAACACCTAATCTTGGTAAGAAATCACTTACTGAAATTAAGGATGTTCTTGCTTCACGCGGCTTATCACTAGGTATGCGCCTTGAAAATTGGCCACCAGCAAGTATTGCTGAAGACTAG
- the speA gene encoding biosynthetic arginine decarboxylase, whose translation MEQVTLTSDGTSSVFAENTVREVCNINYWGMRYYNVDEKGDIFVCPDPDKPQNRVSLAALAEKVQREQGAHLPTLFCFPQIIQHRLRSINQAFKRAREDFGYEGNYFLVYPIKVNQHRRIVESLISSGQPLGLEAGSKAELMAVLAHAGITQTVIVCNGYKDREYVRFALMGEKLGHKVYLVIEKLSEIQLVLEEAAKLNVKPRLGVRARLASQGSGKWQSSGGEKSKFGLSASQVLSLVQMLKEHDCLDCLQLLHFHLGSQLGNIRDVATGVRESARFYVELHKLGVNIQCFDVGGGLGVDYEGNRTQSDCSVNYGLNEYADTVVWGIGQACREHGLPHPTIITESGRGVTAHHAVLVSNVIGVERYKFETLAAPAKDAPSVLHSMWETWVDIQSSREKRSLRSWIHESQFDLSDVHNQYNVGLLNLEQRAWAEQLYLNICHEVGQLFNEKHRSHRTIIDELQERFADKLYVNFSLFQSLPDAWGIDQLFPVCPISNLNQPVSRRAVLLDITCDSDGTIDHYIDGDGITTTMPMPHYEEDNPPLLGFFMVGAYQEILGNMHNLFGDTSTVDVLVHEQDKAYIVDYDEGNTVADMLEYVYLDPKKLLDRYREQIEHSNLPASEAIQFLNELEVGLNGYTYLEDE comes from the coding sequence TTGGAACAGGTTACTTTAACGTCTGATGGCACTTCATCTGTGTTTGCTGAAAATACCGTACGTGAAGTGTGTAACATCAATTACTGGGGGATGCGTTATTATAACGTAGATGAAAAAGGGGACATTTTTGTTTGTCCTGATCCTGACAAACCACAAAATCGTGTGTCTTTGGCGGCGTTAGCAGAAAAAGTGCAACGAGAACAAGGCGCACATTTACCAACACTCTTTTGCTTTCCACAAATTATTCAACACCGTTTACGCTCGATTAATCAGGCGTTTAAACGTGCCCGTGAAGACTTTGGTTATGAGGGGAATTATTTCCTCGTTTATCCAATCAAAGTAAATCAACATCGACGTATTGTGGAATCCTTAATTAGCTCAGGTCAACCGCTTGGCTTAGAAGCCGGGTCAAAGGCGGAATTGATGGCTGTGCTAGCGCATGCAGGGATCACACAAACGGTGATTGTCTGTAATGGCTATAAAGATCGAGAATATGTTCGTTTTGCCCTGATGGGTGAAAAACTTGGACATAAAGTGTATTTAGTGATTGAAAAGCTCTCTGAAATCCAGCTTGTTTTAGAGGAAGCAGCAAAACTGAATGTGAAGCCACGCTTAGGGGTACGTGCACGTTTAGCCTCACAGGGATCCGGTAAATGGCAATCTTCAGGCGGCGAAAAATCAAAATTTGGTTTATCTGCCTCACAAGTCTTGTCTTTAGTTCAGATGTTAAAAGAACATGACTGTCTCGATTGTTTACAGTTGCTACATTTCCACTTGGGATCACAGCTGGGCAACATTCGTGATGTGGCGACAGGCGTGCGAGAAAGTGCTCGTTTTTATGTTGAATTGCATAAATTAGGCGTCAATATTCAGTGCTTTGATGTGGGTGGTGGCTTAGGTGTGGATTATGAAGGAAACCGTACACAATCCGATTGCTCAGTGAACTATGGTTTAAATGAATATGCCGATACTGTTGTGTGGGGTATTGGTCAAGCCTGCCGTGAGCATGGTTTACCCCATCCTACCATTATCACCGAATCGGGTCGTGGTGTGACTGCACACCATGCCGTTTTAGTCTCTAATGTGATTGGTGTAGAACGTTATAAATTTGAAACCTTAGCGGCGCCAGCAAAAGACGCACCAAGTGTGTTACATAGTATGTGGGAAACTTGGGTGGATATTCAGTCTTCACGTGAAAAACGGTCGTTACGCAGTTGGATTCATGAAAGCCAATTTGATTTATCAGATGTACATAATCAATACAATGTCGGGTTGCTGAATTTAGAACAGCGTGCATGGGCTGAGCAACTTTATTTGAATATTTGTCATGAAGTGGGGCAATTATTTAATGAAAAGCACCGTTCTCATCGTACAATTATTGATGAACTGCAAGAACGCTTTGCGGATAAATTGTATGTGAACTTTTCTTTGTTCCAATCCTTGCCTGATGCGTGGGGGATTGACCAGCTTTTCCCGGTCTGTCCAATTTCGAATTTAAATCAACCTGTGAGCCGTCGTGCAGTATTATTAGATATTACCTGTGATTCAGATGGCACGATTGATCATTATATTGATGGGGATGGTATTACGACCACCATGCCGATGCCACATTATGAAGAAGACAATCCACCGTTATTAGGCTTCTTTATGGTCGGGGCGTATCAAGAAATTTTAGGTAACATGCATAACTTATTTGGTGATACCAGTACAGTGGATGTCTTAGTTCATGAGCAGGATAAGGCTTATATTGTGGACTACGACGAAGGTAACACCGTAGCAGATATGTTGGAATATGTTTATCTTGATCCGAAAAAATTATTGGATCGCTATCGTGAACAAATTGAGCATTCAAACTTACCTGCGTCAGAAGCCATTCAGTTCTTAAATGAACTTGAGGTGGGCTTGAATGGTTATACCTATTTAGAAGACGAGTAA
- the rplQ gene encoding 50S ribosomal protein L17 translates to MRHRKSGRQLNRNSSHRQAMFRNMASSLVSHEIIKTTLPKAKELRRVVEPLITLAKVDSVANRRLAFARTRNIETVAKLFNELGPRFAQRAGGYTRILKCGFRTGDNAPMAYIELVDRPEVAAEEATAE, encoded by the coding sequence ATGCGCCATCGTAAGAGTGGTCGTCAACTAAACCGTAATAGCAGCCATCGCCAAGCGATGTTCCGTAATATGGCAAGCTCTTTAGTTAGTCACGAAATTATCAAGACTACGTTGCCAAAAGCTAAAGAATTACGTCGTGTAGTTGAGCCGTTAATTACATTAGCAAAAGTAGATAGCGTTGCAAATCGTCGTTTAGCTTTTGCTCGTACTCGCAACATTGAAACTGTTGCTAAATTATTCAATGAATTAGGTCCACGTTTTGCTCAACGTGCAGGTGGTTACACTCGCATCTTGAAATGTGGTTTCCGTACTGGTGATAACGCGCCAATGGCATACATTGAGTTAGTTGATCGCCCAGAAGTTGCAGCTGAAGAAGCAACTGCGGAGTAA
- a CDS encoding metallophosphoesterase family protein, with the protein MILFAGDPHGSFDHLYPFIKDKQDVALIILGDLQLTTASELEKLAQYCDLWFIHGNHDSKTIDAFESIWESEWQSRNLHGKVTEIQGKKIAGLGGVFRGQIWMPPNKPLFFDPIHYCQYCSQEKIWRGGVPLRHRTSIFPSDIEALEQQKADILICHEAPKPHPSGFAVINTLAQKMQVKHIFHGHHHENFDYDTLSEEAFKITNVGFRSLCNIEGEYLLLGVDDR; encoded by the coding sequence ATGATTTTATTTGCTGGTGATCCGCATGGAAGTTTTGATCACCTTTATCCTTTCATCAAAGATAAACAGGATGTTGCTTTAATTATTTTAGGGGACTTACAACTTACTACCGCCAGTGAATTAGAAAAACTCGCTCAATATTGCGATCTCTGGTTTATTCATGGCAACCACGACAGTAAAACAATCGATGCCTTTGAATCCATTTGGGAAAGCGAATGGCAATCGCGTAACTTGCATGGCAAAGTGACAGAAATCCAAGGAAAAAAAATTGCAGGGCTAGGGGGCGTTTTCCGTGGACAAATTTGGATGCCACCAAACAAACCTTTATTTTTTGATCCTATTCACTATTGCCAATACTGTTCACAAGAAAAAATATGGCGAGGTGGCGTACCATTACGCCACAGGACCTCTATTTTTCCCTCTGATATTGAAGCATTAGAACAACAAAAAGCCGATATTTTGATTTGCCATGAAGCACCGAAACCCCATCCTAGTGGTTTTGCTGTGATCAATACATTGGCACAAAAAATGCAAGTCAAACATATTTTCCATGGCCATCATCATGAAAATTTTGATTATGACACGCTAAGTGAAGAGGCGTTTAAAATTACGAATGTTGGCTTTCGTAGCTTATGTAACATTGAGGGAGAATATTTACTGCTAGGTGTTGATGATCGGTAA
- the ubiK gene encoding ubiquinone biosynthesis accessory factor UbiK, whose translation MLNPKKIEQVIQQIQDSLPQGIKDLGQDAEAKLKQTLQAQLAKLDLVTREEFDVQTQVLMRTREKLVALEKRVDELLAQQNQA comes from the coding sequence ATGCTAAATCCGAAAAAAATAGAGCAAGTTATACAACAAATCCAAGACTCTCTTCCACAAGGGATTAAAGACTTGGGACAAGATGCTGAAGCCAAACTCAAACAAACATTGCAAGCGCAATTAGCAAAACTTGATTTGGTGACGCGTGAAGAGTTTGATGTACAAACACAAGTATTAATGCGTACTCGGGAAAAATTAGTGGCGTTAGAAAAACGGGTTGATGAATTACTTGCACAACAAAACCAAGCATAA
- the ribB gene encoding 3,4-dihydroxy-2-butanone-4-phosphate synthase, translated as MNQSILSPFGQSEERAIAAINAFKQGNGVLVLDDEDRENEGDLIFPAETITVEQMTMLIRYGSGIVCLCLSDEICQQLDLPPMVTENTSVNKTAFTVTIEAAKGVSTGVSATDRVTTIRAAVADNAKPSDLSRPGHIFPLRAMTGGVLKRRGHTEASVDLARLAGYKAAGVICEITNDDGSMARAPEIVTFAQKFGFPVVTIEDLVAYRQKYDV; from the coding sequence ATGAATCAGTCTATTTTATCTCCTTTTGGTCAGTCAGAAGAACGTGCTATTGCTGCGATTAATGCGTTTAAACAGGGAAACGGTGTTTTAGTTCTTGATGATGAAGATCGTGAAAACGAAGGTGATCTCATTTTTCCTGCTGAAACCATTACAGTAGAACAAATGACAATGTTAATTCGTTATGGCAGTGGTATCGTTTGTTTATGTTTAAGCGATGAAATTTGCCAACAACTTGATTTGCCACCGATGGTTACTGAAAATACCAGTGTGAATAAGACGGCCTTTACGGTGACGATTGAGGCAGCTAAAGGTGTATCGACAGGCGTATCCGCCACTGATCGTGTGACAACTATTCGTGCTGCCGTTGCCGATAATGCCAAACCAAGCGATTTAAGCCGTCCGGGACATATTTTTCCATTACGTGCGATGACAGGTGGCGTGTTAAAACGCCGTGGGCATACTGAAGCATCGGTTGATCTTGCTCGTTTAGCTGGTTATAAAGCCGCTGGTGTGATTTGTGAAATTACCAATGATGATGGTTCAATGGCTCGTGCACCAGAAATTGTTACGTTTGCTCAGAAATTTGGTTTTCCAGTCGTTACGATTGAAGATTTAGTGGCTTATCGTCAAAAGTATGATGTGTAA
- a CDS encoding extracellular solute-binding protein, giving the protein MKRLFANVIKSLVFTSLFFFTHSALANKKLYVYNWTDYIPSSLIADFTKETGIEVIYSTFESNEEMYAKLKLLSKNSGYDLVFPSSYYINKMVKDGMLQKLDHAKLTNLHQIPTHLLNKEFDPQNQYSLPYIYGLTGIGINAEEIDPSKITSWADLWKPEYKGKVLLTSDAREVFHIALLLNGKSPNTTKELEIKQAYEKLVKLMPNVLVFNSDSPEVPYVQGEVALGMIWNGSAYLGNKENSNIQFIYPKEGAIFWMDNYAIPKKAKNVEGAYQFIDFLLRPENAKIVIERMGFSMPNEGVKHLLAPEMVNNPVLFPPAEEVEKGIMQGDVGRAVDIYEKYWNKLKTN; this is encoded by the coding sequence TTGAAAAGACTTTTTGCTAACGTCATCAAATCACTTGTCTTCACCTCCCTTTTCTTTTTCACACATTCCGCCTTAGCAAACAAAAAGCTTTACGTTTACAACTGGACGGATTACATTCCTTCAAGTTTAATTGCTGATTTTACTAAAGAAACGGGCATTGAAGTCATCTATTCTACTTTTGAGAGTAATGAAGAGATGTACGCGAAACTCAAATTACTTTCTAAAAATAGCGGTTATGACCTGGTTTTTCCATCGAGTTATTACATCAATAAAATGGTCAAAGATGGCATGCTACAAAAACTCGATCACGCAAAATTAACCAATTTACATCAAATCCCAACCCATTTGCTGAATAAAGAATTTGATCCACAAAACCAATATTCCCTGCCTTATATTTATGGACTCACTGGTATTGGTATTAATGCAGAAGAGATTGATCCTAGCAAAATTACTAGCTGGGCAGATTTATGGAAACCAGAATATAAAGGTAAAGTGTTACTAACTAGCGATGCACGCGAAGTATTTCATATTGCTTTACTGTTAAATGGCAAATCACCAAACACCACTAAAGAGCTTGAAATTAAACAAGCTTATGAAAAACTGGTTAAACTCATGCCAAACGTTTTGGTATTTAATTCTGATTCACCAGAGGTCCCTTATGTACAAGGTGAGGTTGCTTTAGGCATGATTTGGAATGGTTCCGCCTACTTAGGTAATAAAGAAAATTCCAACATTCAGTTTATTTACCCAAAAGAAGGGGCGATTTTCTGGATGGATAACTATGCTATCCCGAAAAAAGCAAAAAATGTTGAGGGCGCATATCAATTTATCGACTTCTTATTACGTCCTGAAAATGCCAAAATTGTGATCGAAAGAATGGGATTTTCAATGCCAAACGAAGGTGTAAAACACTTACTCGCGCCTGAAATGGTCAACAACCCAGTTCTTTTCCCACCAGCAGAGGAAGTGGAAAAAGGCATCATGCAAGGCGATGTCGGTAGAGCAGTCGATATTTATGAAAAATATTGGAACAAGCTGAAAACGAATTAA
- a CDS encoding NAD(P)/FAD-dependent oxidoreductase — translation MLTFSHQEHIKTYYSDSRHLHFTLPPLQQRKSADVCIIGAGFFGLSTALELAEQGKKVIVLEGARVGFGASGRNGGQAINGFEEDIGDYIDAVGFDTAQKLWQMSLEALAIIEERIKKYNIQCDWRRGYATLALNPRRMDDLIAIEKSCREFFAYPHMQLWDKAKLAENLGSEIYTGALFDANSGHLHPLNYCLGLAKACLALGVEIYEQSPAVDLRIGKAKVKVKTDQSSVIAKDLVLATNAYIRVLPKKLHRGIARKILPVESFIIATEPLSDAMAESLIRNRMSVCDNNYFLDYYRLSADNRLLFGSDSSPGLDMMTVMRCNMLHVFPQLENVNIDYGWGGPIDMTLNSNPHFGRIAPNIYFAQGYSGHGVALTGLAGRIVAEAILGNDERLRVFEQLKVPSVHGGKLLQKATLFVGTKYYRFLDKYR, via the coding sequence ATGTTAACGTTTTCTCATCAAGAACATATCAAAACTTATTATTCCGACTCCCGTCATCTTCATTTCACTCTTCCGCCTTTACAACAACGAAAATCTGCTGATGTGTGTATCATCGGTGCGGGATTTTTTGGTCTATCGACCGCACTTGAATTAGCGGAACAAGGCAAAAAAGTGATTGTATTAGAAGGCGCACGTGTAGGCTTTGGCGCCTCAGGGCGAAATGGTGGGCAGGCGATCAACGGTTTTGAAGAAGACATTGGCGATTATATTGATGCAGTGGGATTTGATACTGCGCAGAAATTATGGCAAATGTCACTAGAAGCGTTAGCGATTATCGAAGAGCGGATTAAAAAATATAACATTCAATGTGATTGGCGTAGAGGTTATGCAACGTTAGCTTTAAATCCACGTCGTATGGATGACTTAATTGCGATTGAGAAATCTTGTCGCGAATTTTTTGCTTATCCCCATATGCAATTATGGGATAAAGCTAAATTAGCTGAGAATCTAGGCAGTGAGATTTATACGGGCGCACTCTTTGATGCCAATTCTGGTCATTTACACCCACTGAATTATTGTTTAGGTTTAGCGAAAGCCTGTTTAGCGTTAGGAGTGGAAATTTATGAACAGTCGCCAGCAGTTGATTTACGTATCGGTAAAGCAAAAGTCAAAGTGAAAACCGATCAAAGCTCCGTGATTGCCAAAGATTTAGTATTAGCCACCAATGCTTATATTCGTGTGCTACCAAAAAAGTTACATCGTGGTATTGCTCGCAAAATTTTACCTGTAGAAAGTTTTATTATTGCCACCGAGCCGTTAAGTGATGCAATGGCGGAGAGTTTGATTCGCAACCGTATGTCAGTATGTGACAATAATTATTTCTTAGATTATTACCGTTTAAGTGCCGACAATCGCTTGTTATTTGGCAGTGATTCGAGTCCGGGCTTGGATATGATGACGGTTATGCGCTGCAATATGTTGCACGTGTTTCCTCAGTTAGAAAATGTCAACATTGACTATGGTTGGGGCGGACCTATTGATATGACCTTGAATTCCAATCCACATTTTGGTCGAATTGCGCCGAATATTTATTTTGCGCAAGGGTATTCTGGACATGGCGTGGCGTTAACGGGATTAGCGGGGCGTATTGTTGCAGAAGCTATTTTAGGTAACGATGAGCGTTTACGCGTATTTGAGCAACTTAAAGTACCGAGTGTGCATGGCGGTAAGTTACTGCAAAAAGCCACCTTATTTGTAGGCACTAAATACTATCGTTTTTTAGATAAATATCGTTGA